One Methylocaldum marinum DNA window includes the following coding sequences:
- a CDS encoding beta-ketoacyl-ACP synthase III, whose protein sequence is MRRYSRILGTGGYLPETILTNDQIAETVDTSDAWIIERTGIRERRIAGKHETASSMAEFAARQALESAEIEAGTIDLVIVATCTPDRVFPSTACLLQQRLNVRDCAAFDVQAACSGFIYALSIADQYVRAGSARRVLVVGSEVTSRIIDWSDRSTCILFGDGAGAVVLEAADEPGILSTHIHSDGQYQDLLYVPNRNGLRNSEEDDQFLKMQGNEVFKIAVNTLGRIVDETLAANNLQKSDIHWLVPHQANIRIIAATAKKLQMPMGRVVMTIEKQGNTSAASVPLALNEAIRDGRIQRGQMVLMEAFGGGFAWGSALIRY, encoded by the coding sequence GTGAGACGGTACTCTCGGATTCTCGGAACCGGCGGCTACCTCCCCGAAACCATTCTCACGAACGATCAAATTGCGGAGACTGTCGATACCTCGGATGCCTGGATCATCGAGCGTACCGGTATTCGCGAGCGCCGCATCGCCGGAAAGCACGAGACTGCTTCCAGCATGGCGGAGTTTGCCGCGCGTCAGGCTTTGGAATCGGCAGAGATCGAAGCGGGAACAATCGATCTCGTCATTGTTGCGACGTGTACACCTGATCGAGTCTTTCCAAGTACCGCCTGCTTGTTGCAACAGCGGCTAAATGTCCGGGATTGTGCGGCGTTTGACGTTCAGGCGGCGTGTTCCGGGTTCATCTACGCTCTCAGTATTGCCGACCAGTATGTCAGGGCCGGCAGTGCCCGGCGGGTTTTGGTCGTAGGCAGCGAAGTCACCTCGCGGATCATCGACTGGTCGGATCGCTCGACCTGCATTCTTTTCGGCGATGGTGCCGGTGCGGTCGTGCTCGAAGCGGCGGACGAGCCGGGAATCCTGAGTACACATATCCATTCCGACGGGCAGTATCAGGATTTGCTGTACGTTCCTAACCGCAACGGATTGCGGAACAGTGAAGAAGATGACCAATTCTTGAAGATGCAGGGTAATGAGGTATTCAAAATTGCCGTAAATACCTTGGGGCGCATCGTGGATGAGACCTTGGCCGCCAATAATCTTCAGAAATCGGATATTCACTGGTTGGTGCCCCACCAAGCGAATATACGCATTATTGCCGCTACGGCAAAAAAGCTGCAAATGCCCATGGGTCGTGTGGTGATGACGATCGAGAAGCAAGGCAACACATCGGCGGCCTCGGTGCCTCTCGCTTTGAACGAAGCGATTCGGGATGGACGGATTCAGCGCGGTCAGATGGTTTTGATGGAAGCTTTCGGCGGCGGTTTTGCATGGGGTTCGGCTCTCATCCGGTACTAG
- the fabD gene encoding ACP S-malonyltransferase has protein sequence MSTNLVDNGLAVVFPGQGSQSVGMLSDLAEKNAEVGFTFRIASEVLGYDLWDLVRNGPEEKLNLTQYTQPAMLAADVAAWRVWSKGTSARPAWMAGHSLGEYAALVCSGALAFEDAVRLVAERGRLMQEAVPPETGAMAAILGLSDTQVVEVCAKASTETEVVAPANFNAPGQIVIAGHQPAVARAIELGKAEGAKRAVLLPVSVPSHCPLMRSVAEKIHEMLAETAVKIPPIAVVHNVDVQSHSAPEVIRAVLEKQVYSPVRWAESILFMSQQGVSRFVECGPGRVLSGLNKRIVPACRTEAVFDRNSLVKALELVQ, from the coding sequence ATGTCTACAAATCTCGTCGACAACGGCTTGGCCGTTGTTTTTCCAGGACAAGGTTCCCAGTCCGTAGGGATGTTGTCGGATTTGGCAGAGAAGAATGCCGAAGTGGGATTCACCTTTCGGATCGCTTCCGAAGTGCTCGGCTACGATCTTTGGGATTTGGTGCGGAACGGCCCCGAAGAAAAGCTTAATTTGACGCAGTATACCCAGCCGGCGATGCTGGCTGCTGATGTTGCGGCGTGGCGAGTTTGGTCAAAAGGAACTTCTGCGAGGCCTGCCTGGATGGCTGGTCATAGCTTGGGTGAATATGCTGCTCTGGTATGTTCGGGAGCTTTGGCTTTTGAAGATGCGGTTCGGCTTGTGGCCGAGCGCGGACGGCTGATGCAGGAAGCGGTGCCGCCGGAAACCGGAGCGATGGCTGCAATTTTGGGCTTGAGCGACACCCAGGTCGTCGAGGTTTGCGCCAAGGCATCGACCGAAACGGAGGTTGTCGCGCCGGCCAACTTCAATGCGCCCGGCCAAATCGTGATCGCAGGCCATCAGCCAGCCGTGGCGCGGGCTATCGAACTGGGTAAGGCGGAGGGGGCAAAGCGCGCCGTACTTTTGCCGGTCAGCGTGCCATCTCATTGTCCGTTGATGAGAAGTGTTGCGGAGAAGATTCACGAAATGCTGGCCGAAACGGCTGTCAAAATCCCACCGATTGCAGTCGTCCATAACGTCGATGTCCAGTCCCATTCGGCGCCGGAGGTCATTCGGGCGGTTTTGGAAAAGCAGGTATATAGCCCGGTTCGCTGGGCCGAGTCAATTCTATTCATGTCCCAGCAGGGCGTTAGCCGATTTGTCGAATGCGGTCCCGGTCGGGTTCTCAGCGGTTTGAACAAGAGAATCGTTCCCGCATGCAGAACCGAAGCCGTTTTCGATCGGAATTCTTTGGTTAAGGCATTGGAGCTTGTTCAATGA
- the fabG gene encoding 3-oxoacyl-ACP reductase FabG, giving the protein MTSKVAVVTGASRGIGRAIALRLAKDGHTVIGTATGESGADAISAALAEGGFHGRGMVLDVAESDSVEQFFKAVNEAFGAPLILVNNAGITRDNLLMRMKDEEWDDIIRTNLSSVYRMCKAALRGMMKARDGRMINITSVVGAMGNAGQTNYAAAKAGIIGFTKSLAREVGSRNITVNAVAPGFIDTDMTRALPEENRKALLENIPLARLGAPEEVAGAVAFLCSDDSAYITGETLHVNGGMHMA; this is encoded by the coding sequence ATGACGTCTAAAGTCGCTGTTGTAACCGGGGCCAGTCGGGGAATCGGACGCGCCATCGCTTTGCGTCTGGCGAAGGATGGGCATACCGTCATAGGCACGGCAACCGGCGAGTCCGGCGCTGACGCTATTTCCGCGGCTCTGGCCGAAGGCGGATTTCATGGCAGAGGTATGGTGCTGGACGTGGCCGAGTCCGATTCGGTCGAGCAATTTTTCAAAGCGGTGAATGAGGCGTTCGGCGCCCCGCTTATTTTGGTCAATAACGCCGGAATAACGCGAGACAACTTGCTAATGCGAATGAAAGACGAGGAATGGGATGACATCATCCGTACGAACCTGTCCTCGGTTTACCGCATGTGTAAAGCCGCTCTGCGTGGAATGATGAAGGCCCGAGATGGTCGAATGATCAATATTACCTCTGTCGTCGGAGCGATGGGGAATGCCGGGCAGACCAATTATGCGGCCGCTAAGGCCGGAATTATCGGCTTTACCAAATCGCTCGCCAGAGAAGTCGGATCTCGGAATATTACCGTCAACGCTGTAGCACCGGGATTCATTGATACCGACATGACACGCGCACTGCCCGAAGAAAACCGAAAAGCGCTGCTGGAGAACATTCCCTTGGCGCGATTGGGGGCCCCAGAGGAGGTGGCGGGCGCGGTGGCGTTCTTGTGTTCGGATGACTCAGCCTACATTACGGGCGAAACCCTACACGTGAACGGCGGCATGCACATGGCATGA
- the acpP gene encoding acyl carrier protein: protein MSDVAERVKKIVAEQLGVKEEVSNEASFVDDLGADSLDTVELVMALEEEFECEIPDEDAEKITTVQQAIDYIESHI, encoded by the coding sequence ATGAGTGATGTAGCAGAGCGTGTTAAGAAGATCGTGGCTGAGCAATTAGGCGTAAAAGAAGAAGTCTCCAATGAAGCTTCTTTCGTCGACGATCTCGGCGCCGATTCCTTGGACACGGTCGAACTGGTGATGGCCTTGGAAGAAGAGTTTGAATGTGAGATTCCCGACGAAGACGCGGAAAAGATCACCACTGTCCAGCAAGCGATAGACTACATCGAAAGCCACATCTGA
- the fabF gene encoding beta-ketoacyl-ACP synthase II has product MSRRRVVVTGLGAVSPVGLTVSDSWRNVLDGRSGIAPIEYFDVSDFSTRFGGSVKGFDITRYIPEKEAKKMDVFIHYGLAAGCDAFEDSGLEVTAENSERIGVAIGSGIGGITGIENGHNAFLKGGPRRISPFFVPSNIINMISGNVSIRFGLKGPNFAIVTACTTGTHNIGEAARVIQYGDADVMLAGGAEMATSPTSLGGFASARALSRRNDDPVRASRPWDKDRDGFVLSDGAGVLVLEELEHAKKRGARIYAELIGYGMSADAYHMTQPPEGGEGAARCMRNALRDAGIDPSRIDYINAHGTSTPAGDIAETRAIKSVLADHAYKTPVSSTKSMTGHMLGAAGGIEAIFSVLALRDQLIPPTINLDNPDPECDLDYVPHTARQTKLDIVMSNSFGFGGTNGTLIFKKYN; this is encoded by the coding sequence TTGAGTAGAAGGCGCGTGGTCGTTACCGGACTTGGCGCAGTGTCGCCCGTCGGGTTAACGGTGAGTGATTCCTGGCGAAACGTGCTCGACGGCAGAAGCGGTATTGCACCCATCGAGTATTTTGACGTTTCTGATTTTTCGACCCGTTTCGGCGGAAGTGTCAAGGGATTCGATATTACCCGGTATATTCCCGAAAAAGAGGCCAAGAAAATGGATGTTTTCATCCATTACGGGCTTGCGGCAGGCTGCGACGCGTTCGAGGATTCGGGGCTTGAAGTTACTGCAGAAAACTCGGAGCGGATTGGCGTGGCCATTGGTTCCGGCATCGGCGGTATCACGGGAATCGAGAACGGACATAACGCTTTCTTGAAGGGCGGACCACGGAGAATTTCTCCGTTCTTTGTACCCAGCAACATCATCAACATGATCTCGGGCAATGTCTCCATCAGGTTCGGGCTGAAAGGCCCGAACTTCGCCATCGTTACCGCTTGCACGACGGGCACTCACAATATTGGGGAAGCTGCGCGCGTAATTCAATACGGCGATGCAGATGTCATGCTCGCCGGCGGTGCCGAGATGGCGACATCGCCGACATCCTTGGGAGGGTTTGCTTCGGCGCGGGCTTTGTCCCGGCGGAACGACGATCCGGTGCGGGCCAGTCGTCCCTGGGATAAAGACCGGGACGGTTTCGTATTGAGCGATGGCGCCGGAGTCTTAGTTTTGGAAGAGCTGGAACACGCCAAAAAGCGTGGCGCCCGGATCTATGCCGAACTGATCGGTTACGGCATGAGCGCCGATGCCTATCATATGACTCAGCCGCCGGAAGGTGGCGAAGGTGCGGCGCGTTGCATGCGCAATGCGCTGAGGGATGCAGGCATCGATCCGAGCCGGATCGATTACATCAATGCTCACGGAACCTCGACGCCGGCCGGTGATATCGCGGAAACTCGGGCGATCAAATCCGTACTCGCCGATCACGCTTATAAAACCCCGGTCAGTTCGACGAAGTCCATGACCGGTCATATGCTGGGCGCTGCCGGTGGCATTGAGGCGATATTTTCGGTATTGGCGCTCAGAGATCAGTTGATTCCGCCGACCATCAACCTGGATAATCCGGATCCGGAATGCGATCTCGATTACGTTCCCCATACGGCGCGTCAGACGAAGCTGGACATTGTCATGTCGAACTCGTTCGGCTTTGGTGGCACGAACGGTACGTTGATTTTCAAAAAGTACAATTAA
- the pabC gene encoding aminodeoxychorismate lyase: MTTLVNGQPTHCVEVADRGFQYGDGTFTTIVVRQELPLFFALHLARLERDCQKLFIPFPGKDSLEVDARKLCAAHPKGVLKIQISRGIGGRGYRIPEFPQVTRVLSMHPLPDYPPDLRKIGVATRLCKSRLGINPALAGIKHMNRLEQILARAEWNGEEIREGLMLDADGYVIEGTMSNVFLIKKGVLYTPKIDRCGVAGVMRGITIATALEHGIDVLESRVTLEELDAADEVFLTNCVIGLWPVSRYEHRTYGVGPITQEIDRWLRMKAENELVAARND, encoded by the coding sequence ATGACGACTCTGGTAAACGGCCAGCCGACACATTGCGTGGAGGTGGCAGATCGTGGCTTCCAGTATGGGGACGGTACATTCACCACAATCGTGGTTCGTCAAGAACTACCTTTGTTTTTTGCATTGCACCTTGCTCGTCTTGAGCGTGACTGTCAAAAACTTTTCATTCCTTTTCCCGGAAAGGACAGTCTAGAGGTGGATGCGCGGAAACTGTGTGCAGCGCATCCGAAAGGGGTGTTGAAGATACAGATTAGCCGGGGAATCGGAGGGCGAGGTTACCGAATTCCGGAATTTCCCCAGGTTACTCGGGTCCTGAGTATGCATCCTCTGCCGGATTATCCGCCCGATTTACGGAAAATCGGCGTCGCAACCCGGCTTTGCAAGAGCCGGTTGGGTATAAATCCCGCCTTGGCCGGCATCAAGCACATGAATCGTCTGGAACAGATTCTTGCGCGTGCGGAGTGGAATGGCGAGGAGATTCGGGAAGGCCTTATGCTGGATGCCGATGGCTACGTCATCGAAGGCACGATGAGCAATGTGTTCCTCATTAAGAAAGGCGTTTTGTATACGCCGAAAATCGACCGCTGCGGTGTCGCCGGAGTCATGCGGGGAATAACGATTGCGACCGCTCTGGAGCACGGTATTGACGTGCTGGAGTCGCGTGTTACGCTCGAAGAACTTGACGCCGCCGACGAGGTGTTTCTAACGAACTGCGTGATTGGATTATGGCCAGTCAGCCGATACGAGCATCGAACCTATGGCGTGGGACCAATTACACAAGAGATTGATCGATGGCTAAGGATGAAGGCGGAAAACGAGTTGGTCGCGGCGCGCAACGACTGA
- the mltG gene encoding endolytic transglycosylase MltG: MAKDEGGKRVGRGAQRLIGTVVIAASFLIGWLWMDYRRALDSPLGLKSPAVFEIAKGESLARITARLSQQRIVSNPIWFRVRAYLDGSARRLKYGEYEIPPGMTLREVLTLFVAGKVRQYPVTLVEGWTFRQVLNALGQTPPLRRLATGKPHREIMQMIGAPDEQPEGRFYPDTYYVTKGTTDIDVLKRAHRKMQAVLDQEWANRAEGLSYATPYESLILASIIEKETARADERPHIAGVLIRRLAKGMLLQTDPTIIYGLGNNFSGNIRKEDLRKDTPYNTYVHSGLPPTPIAMPGLDSIRAALHPATGDSLYFVARGDGTHIFSNNLEDHRHAVEQFQMHRHD; this comes from the coding sequence ATGGCTAAGGATGAAGGCGGAAAACGAGTTGGTCGCGGCGCGCAACGACTGATCGGAACTGTCGTCATCGCCGCCAGTTTTCTGATCGGGTGGTTGTGGATGGATTATCGGCGGGCGCTGGACAGCCCGTTAGGGCTGAAGAGTCCGGCTGTTTTCGAAATAGCCAAGGGCGAAAGCCTGGCACGCATCACTGCCAGACTCTCCCAGCAGAGAATCGTATCCAACCCGATTTGGTTCCGGGTTCGGGCCTACCTGGACGGTTCGGCCAGACGTTTGAAATACGGTGAATATGAAATTCCGCCCGGAATGACACTTCGGGAGGTGCTCACGCTGTTTGTCGCGGGCAAGGTTCGCCAATACCCCGTTACGCTGGTGGAGGGATGGACATTCCGGCAGGTGTTGAACGCCCTGGGTCAAACGCCTCCTTTAAGAAGGCTGGCAACCGGCAAACCTCACCGCGAGATTATGCAGATGATCGGAGCACCCGACGAGCAGCCGGAGGGACGCTTCTATCCGGACACTTATTACGTAACGAAAGGGACGACGGATATCGATGTACTAAAGCGGGCCCACCGAAAAATGCAGGCGGTACTTGATCAGGAGTGGGCCAATCGCGCTGAAGGGCTTTCTTATGCTACGCCGTATGAGTCGTTGATCCTGGCTTCGATCATCGAGAAGGAAACGGCGCGTGCGGATGAGCGTCCCCATATCGCCGGGGTGCTCATCCGACGTTTGGCCAAAGGCATGCTGTTGCAAACGGATCCGACGATCATTTACGGTTTGGGCAATAATTTTTCAGGAAATATTCGGAAAGAGGACTTGCGAAAAGATACGCCTTATAACACCTACGTCCATTCCGGGCTACCGCCCACCCCGATAGCTATGCCGGGTCTCGATTCGATCCGGGCAGCGCTGCATCCTGCGACCGGAGATAGTTTGTACTTTGTCGCTCGTGGGGACGGTACACATATCTTTTCCAATAATTTGGAAGACCATCGGCACGCGGTCGAACAGTTTCAAATGCACCGACATGATTAG
- the tmk gene encoding dTMP kinase, translating into MIRGKFITLEGGEGVGKTTNLDFIRNYLQQSGIQFLVTREPGGTPIGEAIRRLVIDSQGISAQAELLLMFAARAQHIEEVIEPALTEGIWVVCDRFTDASYAYQGGGRGIDPKVIRFLEGWLQKGLEPDLTLLFDAPVEIGLDRARSRGSLDRFETEMPAFFSRVRETYRDLARQWPHRIKLLDATQSLVDVQAEIAKHLDELRHT; encoded by the coding sequence ATGATTAGAGGAAAATTCATTACCTTAGAAGGTGGGGAGGGGGTGGGCAAAACCACCAATCTGGATTTCATCCGAAATTACCTCCAGCAGTCCGGAATTCAGTTTCTCGTCACCCGTGAACCCGGAGGAACGCCCATAGGCGAAGCCATTCGCCGGCTGGTGATCGATTCGCAAGGCATAAGCGCGCAGGCGGAACTCCTGCTGATGTTCGCCGCTCGCGCCCAACACATCGAAGAAGTCATAGAGCCCGCGCTGACTGAGGGTATCTGGGTCGTTTGCGACCGGTTTACCGATGCCAGCTATGCGTACCAGGGCGGCGGCCGAGGAATAGACCCCAAGGTGATTCGATTTCTCGAAGGGTGGTTGCAGAAAGGGCTAGAACCCGATCTCACGTTACTGTTCGACGCTCCCGTGGAGATCGGACTCGATCGGGCCAGAAGCAGGGGGAGCCTCGACCGGTTCGAAACCGAAATGCCGGCTTTCTTCTCCCGGGTCAGGGAAACGTATCGCGATCTGGCCCGACAGTGGCCTCACCGCATCAAGCTGCTGGACGCAACACAGTCGCTGGTGGATGTCCAGGCCGAAATCGCGAAGCATCTGGACGAATTGCGTCACACCTGA
- a CDS encoding DNA polymerase III subunit delta', with translation MTAVTDGIRYPWLDGAWQRLNAYLAVQRLPQALLIHGIEGIGKTYLAEIFAQKLLCKNPGNFACGVCAGCRLFLAGTHPDFLKLEPEDRGKQIAVDAVRHLIANLSLKPQYGGYRIVVFCQAHQLNISAANALLKTLEEPGEKTVMLLLTDMPAALPTTIFSRCQRLPIALPDTAGVSRWLEAQGTGAATASLLAAAGHAPLKALALAGSEVVEQRRIAFSEYMDVAFRRRDPVSLAEHWSTLGYEDLVDWLISWTIDLIRLRSVPGCSRLENPDLSEGLQALVRRLHLKSLFEFLDLLLQAKRVLNGQVNRLLLLEELLIHWEQLGRSPRADRDLS, from the coding sequence ATGACAGCAGTAACCGACGGTATTCGTTATCCTTGGCTCGACGGGGCCTGGCAAAGGCTGAACGCTTATTTGGCCGTTCAGAGGCTGCCGCAGGCCTTGTTGATCCACGGCATCGAAGGGATCGGGAAAACCTATCTGGCCGAGATCTTCGCACAAAAACTACTGTGCAAGAACCCGGGAAACTTCGCGTGTGGCGTTTGTGCCGGATGCCGGCTCTTTCTCGCCGGAACCCACCCGGATTTCCTGAAGCTAGAGCCGGAGGACCGTGGAAAGCAGATCGCCGTGGACGCAGTCCGGCACCTGATCGCGAATCTTTCGCTCAAGCCGCAGTATGGTGGTTATCGCATAGTCGTGTTTTGCCAGGCGCATCAACTGAATATCAGCGCTGCCAATGCGCTTTTGAAGACCTTGGAGGAACCGGGCGAAAAGACTGTCATGTTGCTACTGACCGATATGCCTGCCGCTCTGCCGACGACCATTTTCAGCCGTTGCCAGCGGTTGCCGATCGCGCTTCCGGACACTGCCGGCGTCAGTCGATGGCTGGAGGCGCAGGGTACCGGCGCCGCCACGGCTTCGTTGTTGGCTGCCGCGGGGCACGCTCCGTTGAAGGCATTGGCACTAGCCGGATCGGAAGTCGTGGAACAAAGGCGAATAGCATTTTCGGAGTACATGGATGTGGCATTTCGGCGTCGAGACCCGGTTTCTCTCGCGGAACACTGGTCGACCTTGGGTTATGAAGATTTGGTCGACTGGCTCATATCATGGACGATCGACCTGATTCGCCTCCGCAGCGTGCCAGGCTGTTCCCGCCTGGAAAATCCGGATTTGTCCGAGGGCTTGCAGGCTCTCGTCCGTCGACTACACTTGAAGAGCTTGTTCGAATTCTTGGATTTATTGCTGCAGGCCAAGCGGGTGTTGAACGGCCAAGTCAACCGACTCCTGCTGTTGGAGGAGCTTTTGATTCATTGGGAGCAACTCGGACGTTCGCCGCGAGCGGATCGGGATCTATCGTGA
- a CDS encoding PilZ domain-containing protein, which translates to MSATENKFRQGILSLTIRDKNVLYSAYMPFVKNGGLFIPTSRTYGLGEEVFMLLNLMDEPERIPVAGKIIWMTPQGAEGSRAAGIGVQFSDEDGGSTRARIENYLAGSLESQRPTHTM; encoded by the coding sequence GTGAGTGCCACTGAAAACAAATTTCGCCAAGGTATTCTGTCTCTGACGATTCGGGACAAGAATGTTCTGTACTCCGCCTACATGCCATTCGTTAAGAACGGTGGGCTGTTCATTCCGACCAGCCGGACTTATGGTTTGGGCGAAGAAGTATTCATGTTGCTGAATCTCATGGATGAACCCGAACGGATTCCGGTAGCCGGAAAGATTATCTGGATGACTCCCCAGGGTGCCGAGGGATCTCGTGCCGCCGGCATAGGCGTGCAGTTCAGCGATGAGGATGGCGGTTCCACCCGTGCCCGAATCGAAAATTATCTGGCCGGGAGCCTGGAGTCGCAGCGACCTACACATACGATGTAA
- a CDS encoding PGPGW domain-containing protein, with the protein MAPTGLVKTYKTARRVVIGLAGATVTLIGIALIVLPGPAFLLIPLGLAILGIEFAWARHWLRVVKRRTKDLKQAAKDIRRKADNPIGK; encoded by the coding sequence ATGGCACCGACAGGCCTCGTCAAAACATATAAGACGGCGCGGCGCGTGGTCATCGGATTGGCTGGAGCTACAGTAACCCTGATCGGGATCGCCTTGATCGTCCTGCCCGGTCCAGCATTTCTGCTGATTCCTTTAGGCTTGGCGATTTTGGGAATCGAGTTCGCGTGGGCACGCCACTGGCTGCGCGTCGTTAAACGGAGAACCAAAGATCTTAAGCAGGCTGCCAAAGATATCAGACGGAAAGCCGATAATCCGATTGGTAAGTAA
- a CDS encoding sensor histidine kinase has product MTMWDSLRTSVTADGLMPHGYCLLWRPSLLYLHVFSDVVTALAYYSIPAALLYFVLHRRSVRFRNNFLLFGAFILACGTTHLLGAWTIWHPIYEIQGMVKLVTAVISIGTAVVLWPLIPKTLAMPSPEELEETNHRLVKEIQERKAAEEKIRQLNASLEERVARRTKELMQLNRQLELEIQERKWVEDSLRDADSRKDEFLAMLGHELRNPLAPIRNAVQVMRKVGVADPKLAWARDVVERQTGHLTRLVDDLLDVSRIIRGKITLHKKPVAISTVIEQALETSKPLIDARRHELSVRLPEEPVRVYGDPVRLAQIVSNVLNNAAKYTPSRGKIALTVASESGEAVIRVRDTGEGIPPQLLPRLFDLFTQAERTIDRAQGGLGIGLTIVQKLVELHNGRVEASSEGPGKGSELVIKLPVSEQAAEADDNGNSLPARLRAISDEH; this is encoded by the coding sequence ATGACCATGTGGGACAGTTTGCGAACATCCGTCACAGCCGACGGACTCATGCCTCACGGATACTGCCTGCTATGGCGGCCGTCTTTACTCTACCTTCATGTGTTTTCGGACGTCGTAACGGCGTTGGCCTACTATTCTATTCCCGCCGCTTTGCTGTATTTCGTCCTGCACCGTCGGAGTGTTCGTTTTCGAAATAATTTTCTACTGTTCGGCGCGTTCATTCTCGCTTGCGGAACCACCCATCTACTCGGTGCCTGGACCATCTGGCATCCAATTTACGAGATTCAGGGCATGGTCAAACTGGTTACCGCCGTGATCTCGATAGGCACCGCCGTTGTGCTGTGGCCGCTGATACCCAAGACCCTTGCGATGCCGAGTCCGGAGGAACTGGAGGAGACCAACCACCGTCTGGTAAAGGAGATCCAGGAGCGCAAGGCTGCCGAGGAAAAGATCCGGCAGCTGAATGCAAGTCTGGAAGAGCGGGTCGCGCGGCGGACTAAAGAGCTAATGCAACTCAACCGCCAGCTCGAATTGGAAATCCAGGAGCGCAAGTGGGTTGAAGACAGCCTTCGCGACGCCGACAGCCGGAAGGATGAGTTTCTGGCCATGTTGGGACATGAACTCAGAAACCCGTTGGCGCCAATCCGGAATGCCGTTCAAGTCATGCGGAAAGTTGGTGTGGCCGATCCCAAATTGGCATGGGCACGCGATGTCGTCGAGCGTCAAACCGGCCATCTGACCCGACTGGTAGACGACCTGCTGGACGTGTCGCGCATCATCAGAGGCAAGATCACGCTACATAAGAAACCTGTAGCGATTTCTACAGTGATCGAACAGGCCCTGGAAACCAGCAAGCCGTTAATCGATGCTCGCCGTCACGAACTCTCGGTGAGATTGCCCGAAGAGCCGGTACGAGTCTACGGAGATCCGGTACGTTTGGCGCAGATCGTCTCGAACGTGCTCAACAACGCGGCCAAATATACCCCTTCACGCGGAAAAATTGCTCTGACTGTGGCCAGCGAATCCGGTGAGGCGGTCATCCGTGTGCGTGACACCGGTGAAGGCATACCGCCACAACTTCTCCCAAGGTTATTCGATTTGTTCACACAAGCCGAGCGTACCATCGACCGTGCACAAGGCGGGCTGGGAATCGGCCTGACGATCGTTCAGAAATTAGTGGAGTTGCACAACGGCCGTGTCGAAGCCAGCAGCGAGGGACCTGGAAAAGGCAGCGAACTCGTGATCAAGCTTCCGGTATCCGAACAGGCCGCGGAAGCCGACGACAATGGAAACTCCCTACCAGCCAGGCTCCGTGCGATTTCCGACGAACATTAG
- a CDS encoding DUF1294 domain-containing protein → MTSPRVNKRKTAGRKRRVVADDSRLQEGILVLWNDDKGFGFVRPSMGGDDYFVHISVLEEGTSRRPQVGDTIFYNVASDTPGRRRLSYAAIKGVDVSEKKPTAGILASPRSPLLWTLIGLPILLSCYLMWRTYNPIPFFSYVFLSVLAIMLCGFDKKHAITGQWRVPELYMHVIEFMGGWPGALLAQHDFRHKIRKSRYRLILWGIIAFHGLAWTAFLVSNFVGR, encoded by the coding sequence TTGACTTCGCCTCGCGTCAATAAGCGGAAGACAGCCGGCCGCAAGCGGCGAGTCGTCGCCGACGATTCCCGTTTGCAAGAAGGCATCCTTGTCTTGTGGAACGACGACAAAGGTTTCGGATTCGTACGTCCTTCCATGGGCGGCGACGATTATTTCGTCCATATCAGCGTGCTCGAGGAGGGCACGAGCCGGCGCCCGCAAGTCGGGGACACCATTTTCTACAACGTGGCAAGCGATACCCCGGGTCGAAGACGCCTTAGCTACGCCGCGATAAAAGGCGTCGATGTCTCGGAAAAAAAACCCACTGCCGGTATTCTCGCGTCTCCCCGTTCACCGTTGCTCTGGACCTTGATCGGGCTACCGATACTCTTATCGTGCTATTTGATGTGGCGGACGTATAACCCGATTCCGTTCTTTTCTTACGTTTTCTTGAGTGTCCTGGCGATCATGCTTTGTGGATTCGACAAGAAGCATGCAATCACGGGCCAGTGGCGGGTACCGGAACTTTATATGCACGTGATCGAGTTCATGGGCGGCTGGCCGGGAGCGCTCCTGGCGCAACACGATTTCCGTCACAAAATACGAAAATCTCGCTATCGGCTCATTTTGTGGGGGATTATTGCCTTCCATGGCCTGGCGTGGACAGCGTTTCTCGTTTCCAATTTTGTCGGGCGCTAA